In a single window of the Caulobacter soli genome:
- a CDS encoding nitrate reductase — MADGSAAPIVKTTCPYCGVGCGVSGAVGGDRAVMVKGDAAHPANLGRLCSKGTALGATVGLQGRLLEPIIGGKAASWNDATALAAKRFRDTIARHGPDSVAFYVSGQLLTEDYYVANKLMKGFIGSGNIDTNSRLCMASAVAAHKQAFGADLVPGCYEDLDLADLVVFSGHNAAWTHPVLFRRMEAAKARGQKHVVIDPRRTDTAEGADLHLAIAPQSDVRLWNGLLAHLIRVEAIDRDYIAAHVNGFAEVEAALAELDQSPVAVAADCGVALDDLLKFYKLFADNPKTVSLFSMGANQSAQGTAKGLSILNAHLATGRIGKPGACPFSITGQPNAMGGRETGGMANTLAGHMDFAPAERDRVARFWGAPDTAGTPGLKAVDMFEAVHAGKIKAIWVMATNPAVSMPDAARVREALERCPFVVVSDCVDTDTTAFADVKLPALAWGEKDGTVTNSERRISRQRALFAVPGQARADWRIVADVARAMGFGGFGWSSQASVFREWARLTAYENTDRLLNLSGLSALTPEAYAELSPVQWPVAADGQGTPRLFVDGRFQTPDGRARMVPTRPKGPADAVDAAYPMSLNTGRIRDQWHTMTRTGLAPDLCRHAPEPFVEVHPADAEAAGLKDGTLARVITARGEAVALAKITDRQRPGGLFMPMHWADAFAPSGRANPLVAPNLDPTSGQPEFKHTPARIRAYRETWKGFFLTRSGLASPSGLDLVWRRIPHDACQQHEFAGRGDEAERAALRKALTKGLAGELVTPHELVTYDDAATGARRDAWLDADGRLVAVLYVTLTGRLPPRDWLAELFAEPALTAEVRSALLFGRPPGAPVDKGPLVCACLKVGAKVVQAAIAAGAASPDAVGAATGAGTNCGSCRPEIARMIAATASATTKEPAHV, encoded by the coding sequence ATGGCTGACGGCTCGGCCGCCCCGATCGTCAAGACGACCTGCCCCTATTGCGGGGTGGGTTGCGGCGTGTCGGGCGCGGTCGGCGGTGATCGTGCGGTGATGGTGAAGGGCGATGCGGCTCATCCCGCCAACCTCGGCCGCCTTTGCTCCAAGGGCACGGCGCTGGGCGCGACGGTGGGGCTGCAGGGGCGGCTGCTGGAACCGATCATCGGCGGCAAGGCCGCGTCCTGGAACGACGCCACGGCCCTGGCCGCCAAGCGGTTCAGGGACACCATCGCCAGGCATGGCCCCGACAGCGTGGCCTTCTACGTCTCGGGCCAGTTGCTGACCGAGGACTATTACGTCGCCAACAAGCTGATGAAGGGCTTCATCGGTTCGGGCAACATCGACACCAACAGCCGGCTCTGCATGGCCTCGGCCGTGGCGGCTCACAAGCAGGCGTTCGGCGCCGACCTGGTGCCGGGCTGCTATGAAGACCTGGACCTGGCCGACCTGGTGGTGTTCAGCGGCCACAACGCCGCCTGGACCCATCCGGTGCTGTTCCGTCGCATGGAGGCGGCCAAGGCGCGCGGCCAGAAGCACGTGGTCATCGACCCGCGCCGCACCGACACCGCCGAGGGCGCCGACCTGCACCTGGCCATAGCCCCGCAGAGCGACGTGCGGCTGTGGAACGGCCTGCTGGCCCACCTGATCCGCGTCGAGGCGATCGACCGCGACTACATCGCCGCGCATGTGAACGGCTTCGCCGAGGTCGAGGCGGCCCTGGCCGAGCTGGATCAATCGCCCGTAGCCGTCGCCGCCGACTGCGGTGTAGCGCTGGACGATTTGCTGAAGTTCTACAAGCTGTTCGCCGACAATCCGAAGACGGTCAGCCTGTTCTCGATGGGCGCCAACCAGTCGGCGCAAGGCACGGCCAAGGGGTTGTCGATCCTCAACGCCCACCTGGCCACCGGCCGGATCGGCAAGCCGGGCGCCTGTCCGTTCTCGATCACCGGCCAGCCCAACGCCATGGGCGGACGCGAAACCGGCGGCATGGCCAACACCCTGGCCGGCCACATGGACTTCGCCCCGGCGGAACGGGACCGGGTGGCCCGCTTCTGGGGCGCGCCGGACACCGCCGGTACGCCGGGGCTCAAGGCCGTCGACATGTTCGAGGCGGTCCACGCGGGGAAGATCAAGGCGATCTGGGTGATGGCCACCAATCCGGCGGTCTCGATGCCCGACGCCGCCCGGGTGCGTGAAGCCCTTGAGCGCTGTCCGTTCGTGGTGGTGTCCGACTGCGTGGACACCGACACCACGGCCTTCGCCGACGTCAAGCTGCCGGCCCTGGCCTGGGGCGAGAAGGACGGCACGGTGACCAATTCCGAGCGCCGGATCTCTCGTCAACGGGCGCTGTTCGCCGTGCCGGGCCAGGCTCGCGCCGACTGGCGGATCGTCGCCGATGTCGCCCGGGCCATGGGCTTCGGCGGTTTCGGCTGGAGCTCGCAGGCCAGCGTGTTCCGGGAGTGGGCGCGGCTGACGGCCTATGAGAACACCGACCGGCTTCTGAACTTGTCGGGCCTTTCGGCTTTGACGCCAGAGGCTTACGCCGAACTCTCACCTGTGCAGTGGCCGGTGGCGGCGGACGGGCAGGGCACGCCGCGCCTGTTCGTCGACGGCCGCTTCCAGACCCCCGACGGTCGAGCCCGCATGGTCCCGACCCGGCCGAAGGGGCCGGCCGACGCGGTCGACGCGGCCTATCCGATGTCGCTGAACACCGGCCGCATCCGCGATCAGTGGCACACCATGACCCGCACGGGCTTGGCCCCCGACCTGTGCCGCCACGCGCCTGAGCCCTTCGTCGAGGTCCATCCCGCTGACGCCGAGGCCGCCGGCCTCAAGGACGGGACCTTGGCCCGGGTGATCACCGCGCGCGGCGAGGCCGTCGCCCTGGCCAAGATCACCGACCGCCAACGGCCCGGCGGCCTGTTCATGCCCATGCACTGGGCCGACGCCTTCGCGCCGTCGGGCCGCGCCAATCCGCTGGTCGCGCCCAATCTCGATCCCACCTCCGGCCAGCCGGAGTTCAAGCACACCCCCGCCCGGATCCGCGCCTATCGCGAGACCTGGAAGGGCTTCTTCCTCACGCGATCCGGCCTCGCATCCCCCTCGGGGCTGGATCTCGTCTGGCGGCGCATCCCTCACGACGCCTGCCAGCAACACGAGTTCGCCGGCCGGGGCGACGAGGCCGAGCGCGCCGCCTTGCGCAAGGCCCTGACCAAGGGCCTCGCCGGCGAACTCGTGACCCCCCATGAACTCGTGACCTATGACGACGCCGCCACGGGCGCGCGGCGCGACGCCTGGCTGGACGCCGACGGCCGGCTGGTCGCGGTGCTGTACGTCACCCTGACCGGTCGCCTGCCGCCGCGCGACTGGTTGGCCGAGCTGTTCGCCGAACCCGCCCTGACCGCCGAGGTCCGCTCGGCCCTGCTGTTCGGTCGTCCGCCCGGCGCGCCGGTCGACAAGGGGCCGCTGGTCTGCGCCTGCCTGAAGGTCGGGGCCAAGGTCGTGCAGGCCGCCATCGCCGCCGGGGCCGCCAGCCCCGACGCGGTCGGCGCCGCCACCGGGGCGGGGACCAACTGCGGGTCCTGCCGTCCCGAAATCGCCCGGATGATCGCCGCCACCGCTTCCGCCACGACCAAGGAGCCCGCCCATGTCTGA
- the nirD gene encoding nitrite reductase small subunit NirD — protein MNAHVKTPVWVDVGAVTDVPRRGARRVTSPRGDIAIFRTGDGEVFALMDACPHKGGPLSQGIVHGRAVSCPLHAWNIDLATGEAMGADKGKGCTPVVPLEVRDGRLLLSLDAHG, from the coding sequence ATGAACGCGCATGTGAAAACGCCGGTCTGGGTGGATGTGGGAGCGGTGACCGACGTCCCGCGTCGCGGCGCGCGCCGGGTGACCAGCCCACGCGGTGACATCGCCATCTTCCGCACGGGCGACGGCGAGGTCTTCGCCCTTATGGACGCCTGTCCGCACAAGGGCGGGCCGCTCAGCCAAGGCATCGTCCACGGCCGAGCGGTCAGCTGTCCGCTGCACGCCTGGAACATCGACCTGGCCACGGGCGAGGCCATGGGCGCCGACAAGGGCAAGGGCTGTACGCCGGTCGTGCCGCTGGAGGTCCGCGACGGCCGCCTGCTGTTGAGCCTTGACGCCCATGGCTGA
- the nirB gene encoding nitrite reductase large subunit NirB has protein sequence MTKEKLVVIGNGMAGCRAVEEVLKRDPGRYEIAIFGTEPRVNYNRIMLSPVLAGEKSFADIVINDEAWYADNAIALHAGRAVTAIDLDGRKVVAEGGLELAYDKLILATGSDPFRLPLPGIDLKGVVTFRDLDDVEAMVAASGKPGARAVVIGGGLLGLEAAYGLARRGMAATVVHLMDVLMERQLDESAGFLLREALAERGVETVLGAHSEEITGENGHVTGLKLKDGRTLPCDLLVMAVGIRPNSTLARAAGLAVNRGVVVDDAMRTSDPAVFAVGECAEHRGNCYGLVAPIWDMCRSLAESMTDGEGAYEGSVLSTRLKVSGVDVFSAGKFSGGEGCEDIVFRDAGRGVYKRVVIEDGKVAGAVLFGDAADGGWYFDLMRAGTSVTDIRETLIFGQTITEGLSGLDPNAAVAAMPDTQEICGCNGVCKGSIVSAITAQGLTTLDDVKAVTKASASCGSCTPLVEQVLKLTLGDGFKEQTGPKPMCKCTRHPHSDVRKAIVAYDLKSMPAVMQAMEWTTPDGCSSCRPALNYYLLCAWPSEYRDDKQSRYINERVHANIQKDGTYSVVPRMWGGMTTPDELRAIADVADKFAIPAVKVTGGQRIDLLGVKKDDLPAVWADLNAAGMVSGHAYAKGLRTVKTCVGSDWCRFGTQDSTGLGIRLEKFLWGSWAPAKVKLAVSGCPRNCAEATCKDFGVVCVDSGYEIHIGGAAGLHIQGTQVLTRVATEDEAVWVIAAAMQLYREEGWYLERVYKWMARVGLETIQAQVTDPDTRKALYDRFVFSQRFARLDPWAERVAGRHNEEFTPMSRRMEFVPA, from the coding sequence ATGACCAAGGAAAAGCTGGTCGTCATCGGCAACGGCATGGCCGGTTGCCGGGCGGTCGAGGAAGTTCTCAAGCGCGATCCGGGCCGCTACGAGATCGCCATCTTCGGGACCGAGCCGCGGGTGAACTACAACCGCATCATGCTGTCGCCGGTGCTGGCGGGGGAGAAGTCCTTCGCCGACATCGTGATCAACGACGAGGCCTGGTACGCCGACAACGCCATCGCCCTGCACGCCGGGCGCGCGGTCACCGCCATCGACCTGGATGGCCGCAAGGTGGTGGCCGAGGGCGGGTTGGAGCTCGCCTACGACAAGCTGATCCTGGCCACGGGCTCGGACCCGTTCCGCCTGCCGCTGCCCGGCATCGACCTGAAGGGCGTGGTCACCTTCCGCGACCTGGACGACGTCGAGGCCATGGTCGCCGCCTCCGGCAAGCCCGGCGCCCGCGCCGTGGTGATCGGCGGCGGCCTGCTGGGCCTGGAAGCCGCCTACGGTTTGGCCCGGCGCGGCATGGCCGCCACCGTCGTCCACCTGATGGACGTGCTGATGGAGCGCCAGCTGGACGAGAGCGCAGGCTTCCTGCTCCGCGAGGCCCTGGCCGAACGCGGCGTCGAGACCGTGCTGGGCGCCCATTCGGAGGAGATCACCGGCGAGAACGGCCACGTCACCGGCCTGAAGCTGAAGGACGGCCGCACCTTGCCGTGCGACCTGCTGGTCATGGCCGTGGGCATCCGCCCGAACTCGACCCTGGCCCGGGCCGCCGGCCTGGCGGTCAATCGCGGCGTGGTCGTCGACGACGCCATGCGCACCTCCGATCCGGCGGTGTTCGCCGTGGGCGAATGCGCCGAGCACCGGGGCAACTGCTACGGCCTGGTCGCGCCCATCTGGGACATGTGCCGGTCGCTCGCCGAGTCCATGACCGACGGGGAGGGGGCCTATGAAGGCTCCGTTCTGTCGACCCGACTGAAGGTCTCAGGCGTCGACGTCTTCTCGGCCGGCAAGTTCTCGGGCGGTGAAGGCTGCGAGGACATCGTGTTCCGCGACGCCGGGCGTGGCGTCTACAAGCGCGTGGTCATCGAGGACGGCAAGGTGGCCGGCGCGGTGCTGTTCGGCGACGCCGCCGACGGCGGCTGGTACTTCGACCTGATGCGGGCCGGGACCAGCGTCACCGACATCCGCGAGACCCTGATCTTCGGCCAGACCATCACGGAAGGGCTGTCCGGCCTGGACCCTAACGCGGCCGTTGCGGCCATGCCCGATACGCAGGAAATCTGCGGCTGCAACGGCGTCTGCAAGGGTTCGATCGTCTCGGCCATCACCGCCCAGGGCCTGACGACGCTGGATGACGTCAAGGCGGTGACCAAGGCCTCGGCCTCGTGCGGCTCGTGCACGCCGCTGGTCGAGCAGGTGCTGAAGCTGACCCTGGGCGATGGGTTCAAGGAGCAGACCGGCCCCAAGCCGATGTGCAAGTGCACCCGCCATCCGCACTCGGACGTCCGCAAGGCCATCGTCGCGTACGACCTCAAGTCCATGCCCGCCGTCATGCAGGCCATGGAATGGACCACGCCCGACGGCTGCTCGTCGTGCCGCCCGGCCCTGAACTACTACCTGCTGTGCGCCTGGCCGTCCGAATACCGAGACGACAAGCAGTCGCGCTACATCAACGAGCGGGTTCACGCCAACATCCAGAAGGACGGGACCTATTCCGTCGTGCCGCGCATGTGGGGCGGCATGACCACGCCCGACGAGCTGAGGGCCATCGCCGACGTGGCCGACAAGTTCGCCATTCCGGCGGTCAAGGTCACGGGCGGCCAGCGGATCGACTTGCTGGGCGTCAAGAAGGACGATCTGCCGGCTGTCTGGGCCGACCTCAACGCCGCCGGCATGGTCAGCGGCCACGCCTACGCCAAGGGGCTGCGCACGGTGAAGACCTGCGTCGGCAGTGACTGGTGCCGGTTCGGCACCCAGGACTCCACCGGCCTGGGCATCCGTCTGGAGAAGTTCCTCTGGGGCTCGTGGGCGCCGGCCAAGGTCAAGCTGGCGGTGTCGGGTTGCCCGCGCAACTGCGCCGAGGCCACCTGCAAGGACTTCGGCGTGGTCTGCGTCGACAGCGGCTACGAGATCCACATCGGCGGCGCGGCCGGCCTGCACATCCAGGGCACGCAGGTGCTGACCCGCGTGGCCACCGAGGACGAGGCGGTCTGGGTGATCGCCGCGGCCATGCAGCTGTATCGCGAGGAGGGTTGGTACCTGGAGCGGGTCTACAAGTGGATGGCGCGCGTGGGGCTGGAGACCATCCAGGCCCAGGTCACTGATCCGGACACGCGCAAGGCCCTCTACGACCGCTTCGTGTTCTCGCAGCGTTTCGCCCGCCTCGACCCCTGGGCCGAGCGCGTGGCCGGCCGCCACAACGAGGAATTCACGCCCATGAGCCGCCGGATGGAGTTCGTCCCCGCATGA
- a CDS encoding nitrate/nitrite transporter, which produces MISRDFLKAGHTPTLFAAFLYFDLSFMVWVILGPLGVAIAKDFHLDPAQKGLMVAIPVLAGAVLRLVNGVLVDRIGPKKTGIISQLVVLAGLALAWGLGIHNYHQVLALGVVLGVAGASFAVALPLASRWYPQEHQGLALGIAGAGNSGTALAALFAPLLAKAFGWQNVIGLAAIPLAIAFVVYLLLAKDAPEQPAPKTLVEYMDVLKVPDAWWLMLLYAVTFGGFVGLASSLTIYFNAEYGLTPVIAGFFTAACVFAGSFIRPVGGALADRFGGVRTLTVVFALAALGLTAASFHAGSAWAALAVLMFSMLALGAGNGAVFQLAPQRFRKEIGVMTGLIGMTGGIGGFYLASSLGMAKKLTGSYQIGFLGFAALAVFALVALHGLKARWRAVWPTLHGADARPIRV; this is translated from the coding sequence ATGATCTCCCGTGATTTCCTGAAGGCCGGCCACACGCCGACCCTGTTCGCCGCGTTCCTGTATTTCGACCTCAGCTTCATGGTCTGGGTGATCCTGGGCCCGCTGGGCGTGGCCATCGCCAAGGACTTCCACCTCGACCCCGCCCAGAAGGGCCTGATGGTCGCCATCCCGGTCCTGGCCGGCGCGGTGCTGCGCCTGGTCAACGGCGTGCTGGTCGACCGGATCGGCCCCAAGAAGACCGGGATCATCAGCCAACTGGTCGTGCTGGCAGGCCTGGCCCTCGCCTGGGGCCTTGGCATCCATAACTATCACCAAGTGCTGGCCCTAGGCGTCGTGCTTGGCGTGGCCGGGGCCTCGTTCGCGGTGGCCCTGCCGCTGGCCTCGCGCTGGTATCCGCAGGAGCACCAGGGCCTGGCCCTGGGCATCGCCGGCGCCGGCAACAGCGGCACGGCCCTGGCCGCCCTGTTCGCGCCGCTGCTGGCCAAGGCGTTCGGCTGGCAGAACGTCATCGGCCTGGCCGCCATCCCGCTGGCCATCGCCTTCGTCGTCTACCTGCTGCTGGCCAAGGACGCTCCCGAACAGCCCGCGCCCAAGACGCTGGTCGAATATATGGACGTGTTGAAGGTCCCGGACGCCTGGTGGCTGATGCTGCTCTATGCGGTCACCTTCGGCGGCTTCGTCGGCCTGGCCTCGTCCCTGACCATCTATTTCAACGCCGAATACGGCCTGACCCCGGTGATCGCCGGCTTCTTCACCGCCGCCTGTGTGTTCGCCGGATCGTTCATCCGTCCGGTCGGCGGGGCCCTGGCCGACCGCTTCGGCGGGGTGCGGACCCTGACCGTGGTCTTCGCCCTGGCGGCCCTGGGCCTGACCGCCGCCAGCTTCCACGCCGGCTCCGCCTGGGCGGCCCTGGCGGTGCTGATGTTCTCGATGCTGGCCCTGGGCGCTGGCAACGGGGCGGTGTTCCAGCTGGCCCCCCAGCGGTTCCGCAAGGAGATCGGCGTCATGACCGGCCTGATCGGCATGACCGGCGGGATCGGCGGCTTCTACCTGGCCTCGTCCCTGGGCATGGCCAAGAAGCTGACCGGTTCCTACCAGATCGGCTTCCTCGGGTTCGCGGCCCTGGCGGTGTTCGCCCTGGTGGCCCTGCACGGCCTGAAGGCCCGCTGGCGCGCGGTCTGGCCGACCCTGCACGGCGCCGACGCCCGTCCGATCCGAGTTTGA
- a CDS encoding CmpA/NrtA family ABC transporter substrate-binding protein — MSGLADLTLGFIPLTDCAPLVVAKAQGFFAEEGLEVALSREASWATIRDKVGVGALDGAHMLAPMALAAESMLVPLALNQNGSAITVGVKLAALLREADPEAMAAPLVTAQALATVVERRRGQGAPPLTFAVVFPHSMHNYFLRYWLGQAGIDPDRDVRLVVIPPPRMVELLGSGEIDGFCVGAPWNAVAVDEDLGEVLIKASQFWPGGPDKVFGVTAAWADRHGDELRAALRALIRASAWADEPGNHAELVALLSRPDHVGVEAEVVARALKAEIVFHRDAAGLPRREHALWFLSQMARWGQVGPDADLSAVADRVYRPDLFREAALSLGPVLEPAQVFADAAPPASALFDGKAFDPADARGYAASFAIGRTS, encoded by the coding sequence GTGAGCGGGCTGGCCGACCTGACCCTGGGCTTCATCCCACTGACCGACTGCGCGCCGCTGGTCGTGGCCAAGGCCCAGGGCTTCTTCGCCGAGGAGGGCCTGGAGGTGGCGCTGAGCCGCGAGGCCTCGTGGGCCACCATTCGCGACAAGGTCGGCGTCGGGGCGCTGGACGGCGCGCACATGCTGGCGCCGATGGCCTTGGCCGCCGAGTCCATGCTGGTTCCGCTGGCTCTGAACCAGAACGGCAGCGCGATCACCGTCGGGGTCAAGCTGGCGGCGCTGCTGCGCGAGGCCGATCCCGAGGCCATGGCCGCGCCGCTGGTCACGGCCCAGGCGCTGGCGACCGTGGTCGAGCGTCGGCGAGGGCAGGGCGCGCCGCCGCTGACCTTCGCGGTGGTCTTCCCCCATTCGATGCACAACTACTTCCTGCGCTATTGGCTGGGCCAGGCGGGGATCGATCCCGACCGCGACGTGCGCCTGGTGGTCATCCCGCCGCCGCGGATGGTCGAGCTGCTGGGCTCGGGCGAGATCGACGGCTTCTGCGTCGGCGCGCCCTGGAACGCCGTCGCCGTCGACGAGGACCTGGGCGAGGTGCTGATCAAGGCCTCGCAGTTCTGGCCGGGGGGACCGGACAAGGTGTTCGGCGTCACCGCCGCCTGGGCCGATCGCCATGGCGACGAGCTGCGGGCCGCCCTGCGCGCCCTGATCCGCGCCTCGGCCTGGGCCGACGAGCCGGGCAACCACGCCGAGCTGGTCGCCCTGCTGTCGCGGCCCGACCATGTGGGCGTCGAGGCCGAGGTCGTCGCCCGGGCCCTGAAGGCCGAAATCGTCTTCCACCGCGACGCCGCCGGCCTGCCGCGCCGCGAGCACGCCCTGTGGTTCCTGTCGCAGATGGCGCGCTGGGGTCAGGTGGGGCCGGACGCGGACCTGAGCGCCGTCGCCGACCGCGTCTATCGCCCGGATCTGTTTCGCGAGGCGGCCCTGTCGCTGGGGCCGGTGCTGGAGCCAGCCCAGGTGTTCGCCGACGCCGCGCCCCCGGCCTCGGCCCTGTTCGACGGCAAGGCGTTCGATCCGGCGGACGCGCGGGGGTATGCGGCCTCGTTCGCCATCGGTCGAACATCCTAA
- a CDS encoding ANTAR domain-containing response regulator yields MRVLVIDPDPARAALVAEGLAGVQPLEVRRAAVFDEREAADFAPDVVVVAADSPDRDTLESLREAGQHNPRPVVMFVDRSEPGLAEQAVRAGVAAYVVDGLTPSRVRSILDVAISRFALTQQLRGDLAKAKADLESRKIVERAKGLLMKERGLDEDGAYRLLRKLAMDRGKPIGTVAADLLAFAGVLKGDAS; encoded by the coding sequence ATGCGCGTCCTCGTCATCGATCCCGATCCCGCGCGCGCCGCCCTCGTGGCCGAGGGGCTCGCGGGCGTGCAGCCGCTGGAGGTGCGCCGCGCGGCCGTCTTCGACGAGCGAGAGGCCGCGGACTTCGCGCCCGACGTGGTGGTGGTCGCCGCCGACAGTCCCGACCGCGACACGCTGGAAAGTCTGCGCGAGGCGGGCCAGCACAATCCGCGCCCCGTGGTGATGTTCGTCGACCGCTCCGAACCGGGCCTGGCCGAGCAGGCCGTGCGGGCCGGGGTCGCGGCCTATGTGGTCGACGGCCTGACGCCCAGCCGTGTGCGCTCGATCCTCGACGTGGCCATCAGCCGCTTCGCCCTGACCCAGCAGCTTCGCGGCGATCTGGCCAAGGCCAAGGCCGATCTGGAGTCGCGCAAGATCGTCGAGCGGGCCAAGGGCCTGCTGATGAAGGAGCGCGGCCTGGACGAGGACGGCGCCTATCGCCTGCTGCGCAAGCTGGCCATGGACCGGGGCAAGCCGATCGGCACGGTGGCCGCCGATCTGCTGGCCTTCGCCGGCGTGCTGAAGGGCGACGCCTCGTGA
- a CDS encoding alginate lyase family protein: MKTLLTGAACALALLASPALAADYALLGPDYAKAAAKTPAAQDLIAKAKAALGRPPGAIPKLHTEGTLPGKGIREISLKAKEDQPIVLNLALAWRLTGDRAYLDQAGRYLEAWAGIYEPSLNPIDETGFDTLLMAYDLTEADLPAATRAKVDTLWRGMAAGYLDAMDAKPKNFETNWQSHRVKLATMAAFQTGDVKLIDRARAAYRAQVAANIQPDGSVFDFHERDALHYVTYDLDPLMMAALAAQAHGENWLDWRAANGVSLAAALDWLVPYARGEKTHIEFANSRIQFDRDRAAAGQEEYAPHPWDVSNAVGTYGLAALLDPRYAAVRDAVSAKTGKKPAAWIRLREAR; the protein is encoded by the coding sequence ATGAAGACCCTGCTGACGGGCGCGGCCTGCGCCCTGGCTCTGCTGGCCTCGCCGGCCCTGGCTGCGGACTACGCCCTGCTGGGTCCCGACTACGCCAAGGCCGCCGCTAAGACTCCGGCGGCCCAGGACTTGATCGCCAAAGCCAAGGCCGCCCTGGGCCGTCCGCCGGGCGCGATCCCCAAGCTGCACACCGAAGGCACCCTGCCGGGCAAGGGCATCCGGGAGATCAGCCTGAAGGCCAAGGAAGACCAGCCGATCGTGCTGAACCTGGCCCTGGCCTGGCGGCTGACCGGCGACCGCGCCTATCTCGACCAGGCCGGCCGCTATCTGGAGGCCTGGGCCGGCATCTACGAGCCGTCGCTCAACCCGATCGACGAGACCGGCTTCGACACCTTGCTGATGGCCTACGACCTGACCGAGGCCGACCTGCCGGCCGCGACCCGCGCCAAGGTCGACACGCTGTGGCGCGGCATGGCCGCCGGCTATCTCGACGCCATGGACGCCAAGCCCAAGAATTTCGAGACCAATTGGCAAAGCCATCGCGTCAAGCTGGCGACCATGGCCGCGTTCCAGACCGGCGACGTCAAGCTGATCGACCGCGCCAGGGCGGCCTACCGCGCCCAGGTGGCCGCCAACATCCAGCCGGACGGCTCGGTGTTCGATTTCCACGAACGCGACGCCTTGCACTACGTCACCTATGACCTGGACCCGCTGATGATGGCGGCCCTGGCCGCCCAGGCCCATGGCGAGAACTGGCTGGATTGGCGCGCCGCCAACGGCGTCAGCCTGGCCGCCGCGCTGGACTGGCTGGTCCCCTACGCCAGGGGCGAGAAGACCCATATCGAGTTCGCCAACTCCAGGATCCAGTTCGACCGCGACCGCGCCGCCGCCGGCCAGGAGGAATATGCGCCCCATCCGTGGGACGTTTCGAACGCGGTGGGCACCTATGGCCTGGCCGCGCTGCTGGACCCGCGCTACGCGGCCGTGCGCGACGCGGTGTCGGCCAAGACGGGCAAGAAACCGGCGGCCTGGATCCGGCTGCGGGAAGCGCGCTGA